GAGTTATGGATCAATGGAGCTATGGATGGGATGACCCAAGGGGATATGAGCAAGGAAGTTTCTATGGTGGAGGTCATCAAGTGTGGAATTCTCATGTGATCGGTTCTATGTCTTCTTGCAATGAAACTTGTGCTTTGTGTAATTCTCCGTGGCATTCATCTTTTGAGTGCTCTTTGAGATTTGAATGCCCAAATTTTATGCAAGAGTGTGAGTACGGGATGGGCATGTATCAAGAGACATTTGTACCCGATGCATATCCACAAGAAGAAGCTTATGAGCCTAGTAAGGAATTCGTTAAAGGactactagctcaattgcaagcctccCGAGATATTTTACAAGCCTCTCAAGTTAGGATTTCACAAGAGACCATGGTGTCCGAAGGATATCCTCATGAGCAAGCGTATGAGTCTAGGAAGCCTTCTCTTGAAGAATtgctagctcaattgcaagcgtcccaagctcgattgcaagcttctcaagaaatACTTATACATACCAATGAGCAACTTGAGACCAGTCTTGCACAAGAGCCACCCTTCACCATTTATGAGCATaaatctttctttgaccaagtggAGCCTATTTCAAGAGAAGAAGTGTATATCGAGCATCTTGAGTAAGAATCCTTTATGCAAGTTGAGAATGATGatagtgatgttgatgtacaAGAAATTGAGCTTGGTTATGAAAGCTTCAATGCAAGTGAGGTGAGAGACTACACTTCGGAGGAATGggtgcaatattggaaatctaagCTTCCAAATGAAGGGGAGATACTTGAAGATGATTTCGAAGAGGTGGATGACTTGTCTAGTGAGGAGGATGCGGAATTTGAAGTTCTACACCATAATCCCTTGTTCATCGAGGAGGATGCAGAGCTTCAAGTCATATACTATAATCCTTTATTCATTGAGGTAGATGTTCCCAAGGAGGAAGAGAGTCCTTCAATACTTTGTGATggtcaagaaattgaagagccaaggactttctctcctcccacatccatggagatccatcatgagcttcccAAGTTGGATTGTAGAATATTGAGCACTTACATTATTCATGAGAGGATTGGGATCAAGGTACTTTTACCTCCCAATCCACCATTAAGTGGccaatgtttctacaatgaggtgatggataggaaaggaaatggagcacTTGCATTCACCTTTTCCCATCACTCTCAAGAGCTTCTACCACCTAGTTTTCCTATGAGCATCATTTCTACACCACTTTTGAAGGAGAAGGCAAAGTTGACTCCTATAAGAACAattatgaagaagaggaagattaagAAGCTACACTTTTGCTCGCCATTTGGAATATTCATAGGTAATTCTTGGTCTTGCCTCTATGATACATCAAGGAGTCCCttagccccaaacaatagggtggttgtacttgagaagtatccaccttgacaaGATCATGTTTTATATGGaccggcaatgaagtccttaaacaaagcgctcgctagggaggcaaccctagcacaTCATCGGTAGTATTTTTTCCTTTAGTAGTTTACTTTTATGGTGAATAAAgatttttggtcatttttgagAGGATGGGAGGTGTCCGGAGTTGGAAATGTGAAGGAGAATTAATTTGGTAGTGAGCAGTTTCTGTCCTGAAATTCAGTTGAATTTGGGTGACTATAGATTCCATTCTACATGCAATTTTGAGCTGAAATTTTTTGGAGCTATTCTTCTATATGTCTACTATCTTTTGCCAAAATTGGAACCACTTTCAGTCACTGGAGCTCTATTTATTTAATGGTCAATGCATGAAGTTCAGAACAGAGGAAGCTACTGTAGAGTGACTTTGGGAAGCTACACCTTCTACATCCTAAGCAATTTGGAGctaaaaattttcagagatgTATTTTCTCATGTCCTCTATATGAAGAAGAAACAGTTTTTGATTTGAACCTTCTTAGCTTCAGATATAGTGTTCCAAGTAacagaggtcagaaacagggcacagcagaaactgcagaacagatcagtgagtttggaggccaacgatgTTTGACTCAGATATGATACTTCATTGAAATTTTACCTTCAGATATATTCATGAGTTTACTTTCGTATCCAGTTGGTCTCACCCTCTTTGcacctctggagcttcagatattacagttttggtgactgagggtcagcagaaaACTTCATGACAGATTGGCAAGTTTTACCagctttaattttcatttcaattggAGATAGGTAGCTAACTTTATCTGGATAGAAAGctctctgagtctactttccaTTTCAAGTGGCCTCACCTGATTATCACTTTCTGAGTATGAGATATGGGCATTTGAAGAcagaaaggtcattgctggaagttttctgcactcactagtttgtgttcactcggggtggttggacttcttgcacttcaattcttcaatggaggTCATTATAGGGCTGTTGTGAGGTGTGTTGGAGGTGATCAAGGCTATGAACTTAATGAAGGACCCTTGTCCTTATTTCTTGATGGGTTATTTGTGACACATTGCCctttggacactatatatttctcaatggagtcgatcttttatgagcacctagagctagcttggagcatacgttaaggaagtcaaggccttgtgccttgaggttggtgtctcatattttcTTCTCCGAAGGTTGTGAGCAATGAAGGTgtctacaaagggggttttccgtaactttactccgcatttagatttttattttcatgttaatttttgtgctttcccccggacttcactctcatgcctaaatccaacacggatttagctttcgagctcactttacaacattgaggacaatgttggttttaagtgtggggatgAGGGCTCGGGCacctatgaaaaaaaaaaatttagattagctttttgtaattagaatttagtggttaatgccttttccaaccccaatgacgagacatggacttagtttgttgtgattgtggatagattgagcatgatataggactttgaatttgttttgtaattgagtgcatatgtgatctatgcttgactatatgtgtgcacatagcctatgttaggttcgttcatcataattagagaagcatatagattattcgattaacttgcatgcccttatttgtgagtttttgtgcctatatctatagtgtatgcatcgttcattcacttattctttcatgtgtgtacaatttcatgacaatgcgtatctagaacttgcttgagacctcttgaggctacttttagcttacgacatgatagaaaggatggaggcattaggactatataccaccatggccaaaaaaagcatgtgcccaaagatatttaccactagattgccactttgagcctatgtatatattttagcctttttgttcattaccaccacaaatccctacctagcctaaacacttttatcctacccttccatggtagttggtgaagcgattcgagagaatgactttatgtttgagtgcttcaaaagaaagaaaaagttaaaagtgtgaggttacaaaagaataagtgtgggggtgagtgatttgtatagaaaagaaagttataaaaaaaaaaaaagaagaagaagaagaagaaagttgtgtaaagaaaaaaaaagtattacgtAGTAAAGTGTGGGTTGTATATTGGGTTTTAGAGTGAGTGACTTATCATTCGAAAGCAAAAAtcttaaatctctacaagagagagttgcttcaccgatttctatggactttgtatttccttatccttcatttctattagccacttacccttagccccattacaaccaaataaaagacctcttgatcttgaatgttgtgggttacccagcggagatgagatcgaagagcaagcatatggcggtgTATGTTATGAAATtgtttttgagtgaaacacatatagcccctaCACATTTGAGcagtaatatttagtgaacctatgtgagtttagtgggttatatcgggtcttctatatgcctatttaattgtggtggattgatttgacacaaggtcaacacatgcatatgctTCAGCATTTCTCACAtatgcatcttaattgccttacaaattcataATTCCTATTTTATGCTTTGTCGACCTCATGATCatttacataattagttctccgagggttatgATTGGAAAGGCTAATTCCATACTTTCTTTATGTTTGAGCATTTGTGCTTGAGTTAAAAGATTTTTGGcaattaatttacatttagtttgcttggggacaagcaaagttcaagttatatgcgtgtaattatatctaaaacactataaataagcaaatctccatgtcaattaatatgtaattaatccatttttatttactttgtagaaaataagtggaattgcggaaacgagaaagaattgtgcgaaattggagcaaattggagtttccgacaaaaggacgaaataaTCAATGCGGGTCAACCGTGGTCAACACCATCAAAGGAGCAGAATCAAATTACCTCCAATAATATGTGTggaagtgcattgagaagagagaagaaagaaagaaaaagaaagaaaatggggaaaagaaagaaggaaggaaggtgatgaaaaaaaaattgaattgagAGAGTTAAGCTAATTAAtcattgatttgattaattaattattcatttGATTAGTTAATCAAGATACCATCAGCCATCAGCCATCACATACGTGCAGCAATTAAACAAGGCCTTGTTTAATTATTTCAACCTATGAAAGTATGACATGTGGCAACCTCTTCTTACCAACTTTGAAACCCACAGATCCTAGGCATGATTCtcgttctctctctccaccAATAGACCTGATCCATTCTTTTCTCTTCCCACCATAGAGGCCACGTGTAGCCTTATCCTCTCTCTCCCTTCAAAAGCCAACAACACACAGCTGCACCACTATAAATATATCCCTTCACTCTCAACCAGAGAGGGTAGCCGCACCACACCtgaaacagaggcagcccttttgggctgctctctctctctcctctcctcctcctccatttttcataatagttttagttttcttttgggtattcatagaatttctcacacaagTTTCAAGGATCTATCAAAAggctcaacctctacaagattcaaaaattgggtaattgtgggagttataattcaagagtagtcatgttggctttctagctaattgtggctatcattgttttctcctacacttctcttttcttttctctttgaattttgtagttttgatgtctataattatgggttgtgagtaattttgttgttgggttttagggttgtgtccctaacccaaattttgtgtaaaagatgtttaatttaatgtaatgatgcaattttcatatgatggatgtttatatctatttttgttgggttaaaatgcatgtctaagagcctagtcaactctagggtgtgtattttgagcatgtctaggatggagatAGAGACTTGAcgccctctaattcctaagctagaaaccttcaatttcgtattcgaggggttataagcatggtgatttacacccgttgcgtgattgcgcaggcgggtcgcttagtagtctaattcctcgatctctacgcctcttgatgtgaattagtgaccattgaaccggctctaattcatgccaagtgagtccctacggcccttgaaccggagtaggaataccatgaaagggaatttcagtccttgagccttgaaccgccttggatacgactaccgccaaaataggaaatatgcatctatattagattagcttccgacacatgagatttgggtgaaggaacctccctaacacccaaCATTCTCATTcttattgtttacatttcatttttatttttattgctttacattcaTTATCTTTTTGTTAAGTTGAAATCAACTCCCAAATATTgaactcttccactcatttgtgaatatccaccactaggttcttagttttgattaggctttggtgaaaatcaaagctgagcattgctaaggcttggtgccttagattaacatttttatttcttttctttgtttgctaagtgtctttatttccgattactcaaggattgtgggttagccactaatccccgtggtacgataaactttgggcataatatttccctatcttgacaacgatacgTGCGCTTGCGTAAATTTGTATCAAGTCAaaatgtatcatcttaataataTCATTAAAAGTAagcttaattagctagaatgattaaggcttctagagctatagtgataaaaataaaataaaaaattattagatgagagcagaggcagaggaaaatagtgggaaaataggtctaagacaaaatggatgagtgtAACCTATTGAgacctgctttttatttattttatttttttgggtgaagAGCTTCTacattttttgagtgagaaagaatctatcaaaatctcttgggaagtggttggattgtttttgagttttgttatGTATAAAAAacactataaaatcctccaaaatccagtatttaatgaaatccttaaaaattcgtatacttttgaatatcagcagatttgaatggataattttaaatctgtttaaggatatttgtgtttaatccaaactctaggttacttgacctagtggtaatagggttcaattagaagaatctagagattctctttccttgtatgattctaactctatgcattgtaatcctctatataaagaggcccctattatcaatgagaagacacagcaaattcctctcaattctcgtttctctaaaacacgttatcagcacgaatccctaaccctgaaa
This portion of the Rosa chinensis cultivar Old Blush chromosome 1, RchiOBHm-V2, whole genome shotgun sequence genome encodes:
- the LOC121051609 gene encoding uncharacterized protein LOC121051609, with product MDQWSYGWDDPRGYEQGSFYGGGHQVWNSHVIGSMSSCNETCALCNSPWHSSFECSLRFECPNFMQECEYGMGMYQETFVPDAYPQEEAYEPSKEFVKGLLAQLQASRDILQASQVRISQETMVSEGYPHEQAYESRKPSLEELLAQLQASQARLQASQEILIHTNEQLETSLAQEPPFTIYEHKSFFDQVEPISREEVYIEHLE